One window of Bactrocera tryoni isolate S06 chromosome 2, CSIRO_BtryS06_freeze2, whole genome shotgun sequence genomic DNA carries:
- the LOC120768539 gene encoding uncharacterized protein LOC120768539 gives MDGENRIILNVGGIRYETYKATLKKIPATRLSRLTEALANYDPVLNEYFFDRHPGVFTQILNYYRTGKLHYPTDVCGPLFEEELEFWGLDSNQVEPCCWSTYSIHRDTQNTLAILDKLDIENEKPSEEQIARLFGFEEALINGRLSCWQRIKPKVWALFDEPSSSTGAKIVASMSVFFIFVSVISFCLKTHPGFRVDFPATHTQHGPSPSAVPHTPAVHIPSIPHQHNMPPVPPSAHIATTVTAAPGTRSGAVGNMAPPMHANNYGVNVTSASGINYTLAHTFKVTNYTAPGNANTSQSIATFTLKGTGGGPSNRNRLKRSIRNVKDLIQQKLLGGVDHHGHGWHESYGQPHEAFFYVELVCNVWFFIEVLIRLIVSPNIWQFIKSPVNIIDFTATLSFYTDVMQRMGEYTGLLEAFSIVRIMRLFKLTRHSPGLRILIHTFKASAKELTLLVFFLVLGIVFFASLAYYAEKLQDNPENQFKSIPLGLWWAIVTMTTVGYGDVAPKTYPGMFVGALCALAGVLTIALPVPVIVSNFSMFYSHTQARSKLPKKRRRVLPVEQPRRKREQGPPARGRANAIKQTTSLPHGHHGGHAGHLLSATGLHHGVASATPATATTMFKDPFGGAKIGSMNGVNVIGLNMPGQQPVPLTAATAGATCGAARMPSPLPNHPSGSTSATAQTSLMLTSGGPAVISSDYLSVPQIQSLQPRAATTGHDFMLPLQPKLLAPLECKDHHALQLAPQHLPGADGMHNGVQLHHTQAPYHITGAHHCLSSSGGAAGGGVGSTDSISGSHSGSRAALNVPPTISVASAQMPHGVRTPNLSARAAQILAAQQMREQAAAAAASAGHGNVHHTSGCNITIAVNDGGGGALLEMENSNAYMEQQQQHQHQQQQHQQHHQQTQCSPQCTQSPQKQQQHHYQQQQQHTQHHHPPPKVTLLDDGCSSDCANATDEGEDDYESRNGSVNEYTNGDDGDAVGGGGGSGRGGSGGRLYGTDLR, from the exons AACCGGTAAACTACACTATCCCACAGATGTCTGTGGACCACTATTCGAAGAGGAACTAGAATTTTGGGGACTCGATTCGAACCAAGTAGAACCATGCTGTTGGTCCACCTACAGCATACACCGTGACACACAG AATACTTTAGCCATTTTAGATAAATtagatattgaaaatgaaaaacccTCTGAAGAACAAATTGCACGTCTATTCGGTTTCGAAGAAGCACTCATCAATGGACGACTTAGCTGTTGGCAACGCATTAAGCCGAAGGTGTGGGCGCTCTTTGATGAACCCTCCAGTTCGACGGGTGCTAAA ATCGTAGCTAGTATGTCGGTTTTCTTTATATTCGTTTCTGTGATATCGTTCTGCCTGAAGACCCATCCGGGTTTTCGTGTGGACTTTCCCGCCACTCACACCCAACATGGACCAAGTCCGTCGGCTGTACCGCACACGCCAGCCGTGCACATACCGAGTATACCTCATCAGCATAATATGCCACCGGTGCCGCCGAGCGCACACATAGCCACCACAGTGACGGCGGCACCGGGTACACGTAGCGGCGCTGTGGGCAATATGGCACCGCCGATGCACGCGAACAACTACGGTGTGAACGTAACAAGTGCCAGCGGCATCAACTATACGCTGGCGCATACCTTTAAAGTCACAAATTATACAGCGCCGGGTAATGCCAACACCAGTCAGTCCATTGCTACGTTCACGCTAAAGGGCACCGGCGGCGGTCCATCCAATCGCAATCGCCTGAAACGTTCCATACGCAACGTAAAGGATTTGATACAACAGAAATTGCTCGGCGGTGTCGATCATCATGGTCATGGCTGGCATGAGTCGTACGGACAGCCGCACGAGGCTTTCTTCTACGTGGAGTTGGTGTGCAACGTGTGGTTCTTCATCGAGGTGCTCATCAGGCTCATT GTCTCACCGAATATTTGGCAGTTCATCAAATCGCCGGTCAATATAATTGACTTCACCGCCACGCTTAGCTTCTACACGGACGTCATGCAACGTATGGGTGAGTACACTGGCCTGCTGGAGGCTTTCTCGATAGTACGTATTATGCGTCTCTTCAAGTTGACGCGACATTCGCCTGGTCTTCGCATCCTCATACACACATTCAAGGCCTCAGCGAAAGAGCTGACGTTGCTGGTCTTCTTCTTAGTGCTTGGTATAGTGTTCTTCGCCAGTTTGGCTTACTATGCGGAGAAGTTGCAG gACAACCCTGAAAATCAGTTCAAGAGCATACCACTTGGCCTCTGGTGGGCCATAGTCACTATGACCACTGTCGGTTATGGCGATGTGGCGCCAAAAACTTATCCGGGTATGTTTGTAGGCGCGCTTTGTGCTTTAGCTGGCGTATTGACGATAGCACTGCCGGTACCCGTCATCGTTAGCAACTTTTCCATGTTTTACTCGCACACACAG GCACGTTCGAAACTGCCAAAGAAACGCCGGCGTGTGCTACCCGTCGAGCAGCCGCGTCGCAAACGCGAACAGGGTCCACCGGCACGTGGCCGTGCGAACGCCATTAAACAGACAACTTCACTGCCACATGGCCACCATGGCGGACACGCTGGGCATTTGTTGAGCGCCACCGGCCTGCATCATGGCGTTGCGTCGGCGACGCCGGCAACAGCGACGACGATGTTCAAGGATCCTTTCGGCGGTGCCAAAATcg GCAGCATGAATGGCGTTAATGTGATAGGCCTCAACATGCCGGGGCAACAACCAGTGCCTTTGACCGCCGCCACGGCCGGTGCCACCTGCGGTGCTGCGAGGATGCCCTCACCATTGCCAAATCATCCGTCGGGTTCAACGTCGGCAACCGCGCAGACATCGCTAATGCTGACCAGCGGCGGCCCAGCGGTCATAAGCT cggaTTACTTGAGCGTGCCTCAGATACAGAGTTTGCAGCCGCGCGCCGCCACAACGGGACATGACTTTATGCTGCCACTGCAACCTAAGCTGTTAGCGCCATTAG AATGCAAAGATCATCACGCGCTGCAGTTGGCGCCGCAACATCTGCCTGGCGCCGATGGCATGCATAACGGTGTACAATTACATCACACGCAGGCGCCCTACCACATCACCGGCGCGCATCATTGCCtcagcagcagcggcggcgcTGCTGGTGGTGGCGTCGGCAGCACGGACAGCATCAGCGGCAGTCACTCGGGCAGTCGCGCCGCCTTAAATGTGCCGCCCACTATTAGCGTGGCCTCCGCGCAAATGCCGCATGGCGTACGCACACCCAACCTGAGCGCGCGCGCTGCACAAATATTGGCTGCGCAACAAATGCGTGAGCAAGcggccgccgccgccgccagtGCTGGTCACGGCAATGTGCATCATACAAGTGGTTGTAATATAACGATTGCGGTCAATGATGGCGGCGGTGGTGCGTTGCTGGAAATGGAGAACTCCAATGCGTACAtggagcagcagcaacaacatcaacatcaacaacaacaacatcagcaacacCATCAGCAAACACAGTGCTCGCCGCAGTGCACACAAAGTccacaaaagcaacagcaacatcactaccaacaacaacagcagcacacGCAACATCATCACCCACCGCCGAAGGTGACGCTGCTGGACGATGGTTGCAGCAGCGATTGCGCCAATGCGACGGATGAGGGCGAGGACGACTATGAGAGCCGTAATGGCAGTGTTAATGAGTATACAAATGGTGATGATGGCGATGccgttggtggtggtggtggtagtGGTAGAGGTGGCAGCGGTGGCCGCTTATACGGCACCGATTTGCGCTGA